Below is a window of Camelina sativa cultivar DH55 chromosome 11, Cs, whole genome shotgun sequence DNA.
ACATCGTCGTACCGATATTAAGACACTGATTAGTAGATGTTGGTGTTGCTTAGATGGCAAGTTATAAAGCTACTGACGATGAAAACGGAAGTAAGTATTCTTCTGTAGATAAGTACATTTACTTAACACACTTGACACTAAAATCCAGACCTTAAGCAAAGACGAACATAAATGTACACGACAAAGGTATTAAGATTGGGAATTTAGAGACAAGGCAAAGAAGGGTTTTCACTCTGCTTTAAGTATTCAAAGATAGATAAAGAACAAATTGGATATGCCATAGAGGAAGTAGAGTATCGAAACCCAGTGATCAACAAGTGGATCAAAATGTACGTACGTGTCTGATAAACCCCATCACCAGTTCATTCATCTCTGGGATTTCCCGGTCTTGACATGCGTAGAATAGCCATAGGGAACATGAAATTAGGCTTATTGATCTCCTTCAAATTGTTCAAGCTCGAGGTACACGTAGTTATCTCCTCGCTTCTCAAGTATATACACCCGTATAAGTCCATGTACTCTAGATCCTGACAACCTTCACAAACCGAGGCAAGACCTTGAGCAGTCAATGTGGAGTATCGAAACTCCAGGTGCTTGAGCTGAGGCATGTGTCTCGCAATTATCTCCGCCTCCACATTCCCGTATTTGGAATATCGAGCCAGATAGTCGAGTGGCGCGATAATTGTAGGCATGTGGGGATTAAGCCGGGGATATTGATTCCGTTTAAGAGTCTTGAGATTCTTGCAGTTCCTCCCCAACATTGTCAGAGACTCGTGAGATAAACCATAAGAGTAGCTTATATCAACTTCTTTAAGGTTTCGACAGTTGGAGGCTATATTCATCATCGATGCATCTGTAACATTTGGACAGCTCTTAATCCAAAGTACCTCAAGTTTAGGACACCTTCAAATGATAAGTAGTATAAGAATTATGAGCTAAGAGCACACTTGatttagaaatcaaaatctTAGGATCAACCTCCATGGAATCAAAGCAAAGCAAGTGATGCGTACCTCTCAGAGGCGTAAGATAGAGAGCGATCAGTACAGTGCCTGACACGAATCTCTGTGAGTCCACCTTGGCTCCGATCAATAACAGATCGTAAAAAGGAATCGACGTTATACTCAAACTCGGGAGTCCACCAGTTGATCGACTCCGGGAACGATAAAAACCGAGTTTCGAGATCAAAGATGGTGTTGAGTGATGGATCAAAGCATGCGTTCATCCAGTTCTTGCTGACCAGCATCGGTCCGATCCATCTCTGTTCATGGCTCAGTCGTGAGAAGATGTCGAGAAGGCATTCCCGAGTCATCTCAGACCAGTCAGGACAGAGTCTTGAACCCATCTCCACCTTTCCTTGGCCGTCGTTGACTTCCATTAGATTGAAATGGACGTTTTCGTCGTGTGAGTACACGAATAAACTTCAAATGTTTAGACTTTATATAGTTGACGGAAACAAAAATGTTGAGACTTTTTCAGCTTACTCATACAAAACAGAGCTTTTCAAttttagctttttgttttctttactgGGTCATCAGTACCCTTTCCAGTTTTAATATTCAGTCGAATCAATTGAGCTTTGAAAGTTAATCATGGCTAATGTTCTGTCGGTTTGGTGTTTGAGTCAAACGTTTCTGCTCCCCGACTTGGATGAAGAGAATGAGTAAGAAGAGCCAACAAAACATGCGATTCTGTAATCATCAAATTGGATTAAAAGGATAACGTTGTCACTTATGACAAGAGTAGTTCATATGTTTTCCCTATGTTGGCATATGGATCAAACCAAACcttatataatctatatatatacttgtaaagCATATGTGCACATTGGGTTATATCATTACGTTGCACCCACTTCCTTTAGATATTTTCTTCTCAACTTAACAACACACCAGATCACACATTTTTGGATTATATTATTACTCTGACTCGCCCCTAATATGGTTCAAGGATCACGTGACTATGTGGACGTAGAAAGGCCTGTCTTCAGCTAGATCTGGGACCGGATTGTGCTTTAAACATCGTCGTACCAATATTAAGATACTGATTAGTGGATGTTGGTGTTGCTTAGATGGCAAGCTATAAGGCTACTGACGATGAAAACGTAAGTTAGTATTCTTCGTTGAATAACTACATTTATTTAGCCCATTTTCCCTCAAATGTGTATTCACTTGACACTAAAATTCAAAGCAAAGACGACCATAatgtattacaaattttaatgtttacacacacacaaaataaaagatggGGAATTTAGAGACAAGGCAATAAAGGAGAACGGGTTTCAGTTTCACACTATGTTAACTATTCAAACACACAGATAGATAAGAACAAAGTAAATATGTCATAGAGGAAACAGAGCATCAAAACCGGTTAacaaattgatcaaaacatgCGTCTGAAAAACACCCATCACCGTTCATTCTTCTCTTGGATTACCTGGCCTTGGACGGCGTAAAATAGCAATGGAAGGATTGAAGTCCGGCTTATAGATCTCCCTCAAATTCTTCAAGCTTGAGGTACATGTGGTTATATCCCTTTTGTTCAAGGATATACATCCGCTTAAGTCCAGGTACTCTAGATTCGAACATCCCTTACAAATCGAGTCAAGACCTCTAGCAGTCAAAGTGGAGTATTGAATCTCCAAATGCTTGAGCTGTGGCATGTATCTCCCAATTATTTTAGCCTCTATATTGCCGTATCTAGGAAACGTAGCCAGATAGTCTAGTGGCGCGACAATTGTAGGCAGGTCAGGACCTAACCGGGGCAACAAATTCCGTTTGAGAATCTTCAGATTTTGGCAGTTTCTCCCCAACATGATGAAAGACTCGTGAGTTATACCGTAAGAGTAGCTTATATCAAGTTCTTTAAGATTTAAACAGTTTAAGGCTATCTTCTCCATTGATGCATCTGTAACATTTGGGCAGCTCTTGATACAAAGTACCTCGAGTTTAGGGCACCTGCAATGCAAATGGAACCCACAGGACATATTGACATGTAAACGATTAGGAACGACGAGATCACAACAAAACGTAATTTGGTAAGAGTTCCCAACATAGTTGAATACAAATACGTACCTCTGAGCGGCGTAAGATAGAGAGCGATCTGTACAGTGTCTGACACGAATCTCTGTGAGTCCACCTTGGCTCCGATCAACAACAGATCGTAATAAGGAATCGACTTTATCCTCAAACTCGGGAGTCCACCAGTTGATCGACTCCGGGAACGATAAAAACCGAGTTTCGAGATCGAAGATGGTGTTGAGTGATGGATCAAAGCATGCGTTCATCCAACTCTTGCTGACCAGCATCGGTCCGATCCATCTCTGTTCATGGCTCAGCCGTGAGAAGATGTCGAGAAGGCATTCCCGTGTCATCTCAGACCAGTCAGGACAGAGTCCTGAACCCATCTCCACCTTTCCTTGGCCGTCGTTGACTTCCATTAGATTGAAATGGACGTTTTCGTCGTGTGAGTACACGAATAAACTTCAAATGTTTAGACTTTATAGAGTTGATGGAATCAAAAATGTTGAGACTTTTTCAGCTTACTCCTACAAAACAGAGCTTTTCAATTTTAGCTATTGGGTCATCAGTTACCTTTCCAGTTTTAATATTCAACCGGATCAATTGAGCTTTGAAGTTAATCATGGCTAATGACTTCGATGAAGAGAATGAGTAAGAACAGCCATCAACACATGCGATTCTGTAATCATCAAATTGGATTATAAGGATAATGTTGTCACTTATGACAAGAGGTGTTCATATGTTTTCCTATGTTGGCATATGGATCAAACCAAAACcttatataatctatatatacttgtaaagCATATGTGCACATTGGGTTATATCATTATATCAAATCCTACTTACATACTAAGAACCTTAAACACTTAAAGTTAAAGCCACTGGATCTTGCCATGTAACCTTCCTCTTTACTGCTCTATGTAACTCTTTCTCCACATCTCCGCAAATCGGTAACTTTCTCTTGTTGTCAGGTAGATCACTGATTCTGCTATCAAGCATTGCATTCTTCATTGCTTCCGCGACCATATTTTCACCATTCACTTcccgctcttcttcttctctctgcaaCCAAAACGCAAACAAAACCCACAAATAACATTTATTAAGTTCTCAGGAgtgtaacaaacaaaaaggaagacCCTTAAATTAACAAGAGTTGTTTGGCTATACCGAAATCTGGTTAAGGTCAAAGCCCGGGACTTTGTTGGTGACAGAAGTGTTTCCCTCTCCGTTAAGGTCAGGAAGTGAAGTCAAAATATCCTTTCTTCTGCTcctttttagcttcttttcCAAGTCACAACTTGCATTCTTAGCCAATGCTGCCTTCTCATTGCAAATTTTATTCTTCtgtttcaaatcaaaacaaggGACAGATGCTCTCAGACTAGAGTGCTTCTTTCTCTCACCACTTGGGACCTCAAAACCCCCACCAGATTCTGACAACCTCAACATCTTTGGAGATGCTTCAAGAGTTTGGTCTTGATTCAAGTGTTGGTATCTACGTCTCAAGAACCTATCGTTTCAATTCATCAAACACTCAATAAGCCAATGAATGTACAAAAACACGTAAATTCATAAGAAGATcagagattattattattattacctaaCTTCTGCCTTGAGAGTCGATCGTTTTTGTTTCACCATCTCCAGTTTCCTTCTTTTGACTTGCAAGTCCtgagagaacaacaacaacaacaaaagagaagcaaatttcaaaacttttttcttctgcTATCTTAGAAACATATATCCCAAACACAAATTCATGACAAAACATCAGATCAGCAGATCCAGaggaaatcaaaacataatgaacccagaaaaattgaaattcaaaaccctagaaaaatcAATTACCTTTTGCAACTCCAAAACCTCCATAAGGGTTAATCGGACATTGCCAGCAGAGGAGTTCATCGGATCTGTTCAGTGAAAATCTGGGAATCACAGATCAGAAAAGACACCAAGCAAGCGagaacgagaagaagaaaagaaaaaaagagagagagacagagagagatgagaagaaggaagagagaaagggCAAAGGGATTAGGTTTAATGTTGGTAGTCTTATTCCTATGTATGAAACCATCTCTCTGACCAAAAAAGACTTAAAGAAACCCCAAAGAAGCCACCACATAATTGATTGATTTTGGGTGCCCATTAACAACAAAATcgaaattgaacaaaaaaaggttaaaaatttgggattttcctttttatttcttttctttttggtgagaGAAGTCTATGAGACAGACCAGACAagcaccagaaaaaaaaaaaaaaaaactaggactAGTGGATCAAGatggaaaagagaagaaagaattgagaaaaaaataaatcaaaacttttttttattacttttgtaCCCTTTTGGAGGTTGCAGAAGAGCAGCAGCATTGAAATGCTGACCAAGTAAACAAATAAAGGTTCTTCCTTTATGGAATAGTATTGTGTTTATGATTAGGTTCATTTCTTTTGTGAGGTGGATTTGATTATTGGGTAGAGAGATATGAATTAAAAGGCACATATGGGTTACTGAAGAGATAAAATACTTGATATGGTTGGACCTGTATGTATGTAGAAATttatgtagagagagagagagagagtgcaaataaaaaagagttgGGTTTTGGACAAAACAGTGAAACAGGAGCAGAAGAAACTATGGAGATTGGTCTGTGTAtcatgtgtgtatatatatatatatgtatgcgtgtatatatattattttctttatattataatgTATGTGATGTATTTTGGCCCCATCATTGAAGATGACCACTATAGCCTTTCTTAAtcaacttttcttttctatttttttcccccaattAAATTCAGTAAATAATATTTAGAGAAAATTGGTTAGCTTttgtccccaaaaaaaaaatatatatatatatatatagaaaattggttagttttctaacttttatattttgaagtcaaaaactaaaaaaaaaatgcttaaagATTTTCTTGTCAATTTTCcttaatatttaatttctatatCAAAACTAGGTTTCTAAGAATATTAATCGAACCAATTagaaaaacctaatttttttttattattaatttgcaGAAAAACGttcatattaaaatttagtttgaaagattttttttttggtagaacaGCTTGAAAGTTTATTGTGTAACTTTAAAAATGAtgatattttactaattatgtTGATCactattaaaatacattttctGGTTGATTTAGGTATATCTCCAGTTGAACCgatctgattttgtttgtgaATTTACACgtttattataaaaaacaactaagtaaaaataaataaacttattaattaattatttcttttacaTGTTTGATAAAGTTGTACCAgtgatttattaaatttattgtgTAAAATATTTCCTTGAGCTTTTCTACAAacaaatcttattttatataatatgtacccaagaaaaaagaaaaaaatctttattttgtaaataatccACATAAATGCTGTAGATGATATAATAGTAGTAATTTTCCATATTAAATTGAATGATAAATAGGAAAACAAACttgaaaaaggaaattacaAGTGAGAGAGACCTAACACAAGTTTAAAAGGGTTGtaagctctgtttcttctcgACTCCAActcccctaaaaactatataatctttGCTCATCGATACGATTCTGATTGAAATCACTGACTACCGCAAAACCCTAAAGCTAAACGAAAATCTCTGAGATGGAAGAAGAGAGAACCTCGACGTTGCCGTTTGCAACAAGTTATGATCCTTCAAATCCACTAGGGGCTCTGGAGGAACTCCTTGACTTTATTAGGCAAAAGAGCAACTTTCTGATGAAAGACACGGCGAAGAAGGAGATCATCACTGCTGTTACAGCCGCGATCGCCACGGAGAGGCAGAGGAAAACAGAGAAGGAGAGCGTCATCATGACTTCGGAGCCAGAGACGACTCCCCCGGAGGAATCTGGAAAGAAGATCAGCAAGAAAGCAGCAAAGAAAGAAGCGGCGAAGCTAGAGAAGTTGCGCCGCAagaaggaacaagaagaagaagaatcctcCCGTAACGTAACTTCAATGTCTCTCGAAGATGACGAGTACTCCAGTAACTACGGCGACGTGATTCTTAGCGGGTTACCCGATCCGAAAGCAGAAACGTGGAGAAAGGCTGTTGAAGGGAGTGGACCGATGTTAGCGATTTGGTGGGAGAGATGGTGGGATCAGAGGTTCTGATCAGAGGCCGAGTGCACACTGTTCGCTCAGGAATGTTTGTGATCTTGAGGCAAAGTGGATTCACGGTGCAGTGCGTGGACAAAAAATCGGAGGAGACCAAAGTAGGCGCCAACATGATTAATTTTCTCAAAGAGCTGAGTGATGAATCCATTGTTGAGGTTATTGGTGTTGTCTCTCTCCCCAAGGATCCCGTGACCGGAGCCACACAGCAGCAggttgctttctttttcttctcctctgatTTCGTTTTGATCTATTAATgtgaaataaaaactaaaaagtcatTAACTCTGTGTTATAATTGCAGAAAAGTTTACTGCCTCAGCAGATCCTTGCCAAAATTACCACTCATTCCGGAGGATGCTGCCAGAAGTGAAGCGGATATCGAAAAATCCGAAAAGGTAGAATAATGTTTAAGATTTGTTGGAACTTGCACTACAGTAGTGATGTGAATTCTGATAACTAGTGGTTCTGCTAATGTTTCTATGGCTTTTTATATGTTGATAAGAGCTGTTTGTTTCAATGATTATTACAGGGTGCGGCTAAGCGTACGACCGGGCGCCGCAAACGATATGTTCGTATCCTTCAGGACACACGTTTGAATAATAGGGTTCTTGACCTCCGAACACCAGCTAATACAGCTATCTTCACCTTAACGTGCCGTTTCAAATATGTAAGCTCTTGATCTCTGCTAAAGGATTTGCTATGCAACATGATTTATCATTTGTAATGCTAGTTTGGTAGGTAAAGTATTAGTACTCTAGATATGTTCTATGCTGCTTAGCTAAAACATAGCTAACTATTTTGTAGCCGTTCGCGGAGCTGCTATTATCCAAAGGCTTTATAGATATCAACACACCGAGAATATTAGGTGGTAGTAGTGAAGGAGGTTCTGCTGTATTTAAATTTGAC
It encodes the following:
- the LOC104721778 gene encoding putative F-box/LRR-repeat protein 19 — protein: MEVNDGQGKVEMGSRLCPDWSEMTRECLLDIFSRLSHEQRWIGPMLVSKNWMNACFDPSLNTIFDLETRFLSFPESINWWTPEFEYNVDSFLRSVIDRSQGGLTEIRVRHCTDRSLSYASERCPKLEVLWIKSCPNVTDASMMNIASNCRNLKEVDISYSYGLSHESLTMLGRNCKNLKTLKRNQYPRLNPHMPTIIAPLDYLARYSKYGNVEAEIIARHMPQLKHLEFRYSTLTAQGLASVCEGCQDLEYMDLYGCIYLRSEEITTCTSSLNNLKEINKPNFMFPMAILRMSRPGNPRDE
- the LOC104721779 gene encoding putative F-box/LRR-repeat protein 19, which gives rise to MEVNDGQGKVEMGSGLCPDWSEMTRECLLDIFSRLSHEQRWIGPMLVSKSWMNACFDPSLNTIFDLETRFLSFPESINWWTPEFEDKVDSLLRSVVDRSQGGLTEIRVRHCTDRSLSYAAQRCPKLEVLCIKSCPNVTDASMEKIALNCLNLKELDISYSYGITHESFIMLGRNCQNLKILKRNLLPRLGPDLPTIVAPLDYLATFPRYGNIEAKIIGRYMPQLKHLEIQYSTLTARGLDSICKGCSNLEYLDLSGCISLNKRDITTCTSSLKNLREIYKPDFNPSIAILRRPRPGNPREE
- the LOC104721780 gene encoding uncharacterized protein LOC104721780; translated protein: MNSSAGNVRLTLMEVLELQKDLQVKRRKLEMVKQKRSTLKAEVRFLRRRYQHLNQDQTLEASPKMLRLSESGGGFEVPSGERKKHSSLRASVPCFDLKQKNKICNEKAALAKNASCDLEKKLKRSRRKDILTSLPDLNGEGNTSVTNKVPGFDLNQISREEEEREVNGENMVAEAMKNAMLDSRISDLPDNKRKLPICGDVEKELHRAVKRKVTWQDPVALTLSV